A window of Saccopteryx leptura isolate mSacLep1 chromosome 5, mSacLep1_pri_phased_curated, whole genome shotgun sequence contains these coding sequences:
- the LOC136405757 gene encoding cornifin-B-like: MAAAGSSPGTHDRESLSPPGPETLSPPCPETLSPPGPETLSPPGRESLSPPCPETLSPPCPETLSPPGPETLSPPGPETLSPPRPETLSPPSPKTLSPPCPETLSPPGRETLSPPGRETLPLPAMRPCPSRP, translated from the coding sequence ATGGCGGCAGCCGGCTCATCACCTGGTACGCACGACCGCGAGAGCCTGTCCCCTCCCGGCCCTGagaccctgtcccctccctgccccgaGACCCTGTCCCCTCCCGGCCCCGAGACCCTGTCCCCTCCCGGCCGTGAGagcctgtcccctccctgccccgagaccctgtcccctccctgccccgaGACCCTGTCCCCTCCCGGCCCCGAGACCCTGTCCCCTCCCGGCCCCGAGACCCTGTCCCCTCCCAGACCCGAGACCCTGTCCCCTCCCAGCCCCAagaccctgtcccctccctgccccgaGACCCTGTCCCCTCCCGGCCGCGAGACCCTGTCCCCTCCCGGCCGCGAGACCCTGCCCCTCCCGGCCATGAGACCCTGCCCCTCCCGGCCCTGA